The genomic DNA CGGTCGGCGTACGTCCGGGCGTACGCCTCGGCGGCGAGCTTGCTCACCCCGTATGGTGATTCCGGCACGAGCGGCTCCGTCTCCGTGACGGGCACCGCCGCGGGCTCCCCGTAGACGGCGGCGCTGGAGGCCAGGACCACCCTGGCGTCCTCGTACCGGGCGCGGTCGAGCACCTGGAGGCTCCCGGTCGCGTTCGTGCGGTGGCACGCCACCGGCGCCTCGACGGACCGTGGGACGCTCACCATCGCCGCCTGGTGGAACACGAGGTCGACACCGGCCATGGCCTCGGCGACGGCCTCCGGGTCGGCCACGTCCCCCTCGAACAGCGTCGCCTCCGCGGGAACGGCCTCGGCCGTGCCGGTCGAGCAGTCGTCCAGCACGCGGACCTCGTTCTCGGGAAGCAGCGCGGCGGCCAGATGGCTCCCGACGAACCCCGCCCCGCCGGTGACGAGCACCCGGCTGTCGGTCACCGGTGACTGGTGCCCCGACATCAGTCTAGATACCCCAGGCCCCGGAGGCGGTCCTCGACGGCCGCCGCCTCCTCGTCGTCCGTCGGTTCCGGCCCGTCGGCATCCGGGTCGTCACGGGACCCCGGCTCCTCGCTCGCGTCGGCGGGGGGCCCCAGCTCGACCGCACGACTCACCGGGTCCGACCCCGGCTCGAACGCCTCCGTCCACACTCGCCCGTCCGTGTCGGCGGGGACCGGCTCGCCGACCGTGTGCAGCAGCGTCGGGGCGAGGTCGTACACCGTCGCGTCCGCGAGGCGCGTCCCCGGCTGGATGCTCGGCCCCCAGACGAGGGCGATGCCCTCGCTCCGGTGTGTCGCGTTCAGCGACTCGGGGGCCGTGTAGACGGTCTCGGTGAGCGAGGTGCCGATGTGGTAGTCGCCGGCACCCCGGACCACGAGGTCCGGTGCCCGCTCGTCGGTCGGGAACAGCGCCGACCCCTCGTGGACCTGGACGACCGGGTCGCCGGTCGCCGGGTCACGGAGCGAGCGGAGTACCGCGGCGACCTCGTCGCGGATCCGGGTCCGGTCCTCGGGGGGGACGGTGCCCTCCGCGAACCGCTCCGTGTCGTTGACGTAGACCAGTCCCGCGCCGTAGCAGAACGCCAGTGTCTCCCCGTAGTCGACGTCGAACAGGACGTGGTCGCCAGGGACCGTCGACGCGACCCGCTCGACCAGGGTCGTCGGGAGCCGTCGCAGGACGGCCGACTCGTCCAGCCCGAGGCGCTCGAGGGTGTCACGGACGGACGCCTTCCCGATACCGAGCCGGGCGAGCGCTCCGCGGGCCCCGGATGGCTCGGTTGCTGTGAGGTAGCCGGCTCGCTCCAGCGCGGTGTTGACGTTGACGATGGTCTCGACCGGGCCGAACCCGTGGTCCGAGACCACGAACAGCGTCGCGTCGTGGCGCTCGACGTACGCCAGCACCTCGCCCAGGATCTCGTCCAGCAGCCGGTAGTGCTCGAGGATACGGTCCTCGTCCCAGACGAGGTGCTGGAGCCGGTCGGGCGCCGTGTAGACGAAGAAGAACAGCCGCCAGTCCTCGCGCTCCATCAGGAGCCGCATCAGCTCCCGCCGCGCCCCGACGGCGGCCTCGAGGTCGCTCACGAGGTCGTCCGGCCGGTCGGCGTACTCGTTCCAGTCGAGACCGATGCGGTAGTCCGGGACCGTCTCCCGGACGGTCTCGGCGAGGCTGGAGGGGTGCGTGGCCCGCTCGTCGAGCCGCGGGGTCATCATCCCGCTGACGAGTTCGCCGTCGATTGGCTGTGCGGGGTAGGTCATCGGGACGTTGGCGACGACAGCCGGGGAGAGCCGCTCCCAGAGCGGCGTGGCGGTGATGTCGTCCGAGGTGGTCATCCGGTGGGTGTAGTCCGGCTGGAGCCGCCGGAAGCCGTACGAGCCGTGCCTGTCCGGCCGCACGCCCGTCGCGAGCGACGGCCACGCGAGCGCGGTCGTCGCCGGCGTGGTGCTCTCCAGCGGACCCGCGGCTCCCTCGGTCAGCAGCCGCCCGAAGTTCGGAAGCTCGCCCGCGCTGGCCCATCGCTCCAGCAGGTTCCACGGGACACCGTCGAGTCCGAGTACGAACGCCCTGGTGCGCTCCGACACCGCCGTCTCCGCGTGTTCCTCGTTCATCGTTGGTGTGGCCCCGCTCGGGACCGGTCCCCTCGGGGTCGTTACCGGTCGGGAGCCGACGCCGCCCCTTCGTAATGGAGCCCTTACTCGCAGCACGGACGGGGACGCTCACTGCCCGGCACCTCGCGGGCGGACCGACGGTCCGTCCTCAGGAACCGGGCGAGTCGGCCAGCCGCCAGGTGAAGATGGTCCGTAGCACCACGACCAGCCCGTTCGCGTCACCCGCGCCCCAGATGGCGGTCTCGGACCGGGGTGCGTCCGGGGGCTCGTCGTCGCCGTTCGTGCGGACGCTCACGAGCGTCTTCCGACCGTCGACCATCATGAGCCGACCCGCCGGCGTGTCCGACCAGAGCCACAGCGACTCGAACGGTTCGGCCTCGGGGACGCTATCCCGGATGCGCTCCTGGACCGTCGGCGAGAGCCCCGCGAGCCGGATGGTGACGTCCCTGTCGGACGCGTCGCGTAACGCCGCGACGATCTCGTCGGTGAGGAGCTCCTCGACGGTCATGTAGACGATCTCCTCCTCGGCGTCCCCGAGGAAGTCGACGACCCGGTCGGTGACCGACTGGTTCCCGTCGACCGTCCAGACGCCGCGGACCTCCTCGGTCCGGTCGCGCGGCTCCAGCTGGTCCAGCGCCGTCGTCAGAGTGGTCGTCCGCTCCCGGAACTCGCGGTCGAACTTCCGGCCGGCGGTGTCGGCCGAGATGGCGTAGAACTCCTTCGGCGAGGACTGCTGGACGTCGACCAGTCCTCGGCCGTGGAGTTCGTCGACGGCGTCGTAGACACGGGTCCGGGGGACGTCCGCGACCTCGCTCACGTCCTGGGCCGTGCCGAACTCGAGCTCGACGAGCGCCACGAACGTCCGCGCGGCGTAGGTACTCAGCCCGAGGTGTTCGAGCTGGTCGATGGCTTCCGAACGCGGGTCTTCCGTCGAATCGGGTGGCATGGGGTTGTGGGGGACTGGACCCCGTCTGCAGGGGGACGGGTGCGCCCTTCGTCGCCCCGCTGCGGAGCGCGGTGTCCGAGGAGAGGTACCGCCTTGCCACCGGTAAGGTTTTTGTGAGTATTCGGGTGAAAATCTACGAGCAGATGCCGACCGGGCGCGGCCACCGGTCGGACCATCCGTCGTGCGGACGGGCGCGACAGCTATCCTGTGCGTCGATTCAGGCTCCGGACGACCCACCCGGCTCGTTCAGATGGGGGGCGACGTGAGGACGGACCCCGCCGCCGGTGTCGGGGTCGGCGTGGCGGAAGCGGTCGTGTTCGTGCCCGTGGTCGTCCCCGGCGTCGGCGTGGCGGAAGCGGACGTGGGGGGGGTTGGGGACGTGGACGAGGTTGGCGTCGTCGATGTGGGTGTCGTAGCGGTCGACGGAGGGGCGGTGGCTGTCGCCGGGGTCGACGTGGGGGATGTGGTCGTCGCCGTCACCGTGGCCGTGGGGGTCCGGGTCGACGTCGTCCCCGTGGGGGTCGAAGTCCCGGTCGGGAGGGTCGGTGTGGTCGTCCGGTTCAGTCCCTCCAGCGGGTCCGGCGTGGGCGTGGCCGTCGGCCTCGGGGTCGGCGTGGAGAGTTCCCCATCCGGGCCGACGGACCAGTTGATGGTCGGCGTGCCGGATGCCGAACCGTCCGTCGCACCCGGATCGTCGACGGCGGCCAGGGGCTCCGGGTCCTCCCCGGGCAGGACGTACAGCCGGAAGCCGCCGTTCGACTGGACCCGGTCGATGCCCGGCTCGGTCTCCAGCGCCCGGAACCCCGCCGCGGAGTAGCGGAACCCGTCGTACAACCGGACCTCGCGGCTGAAGTCGGCCCGCGTGACCGCGAGATAGCGCTGGCCGTCGTAGTAGGTGCTGGCGTTCGTGTTGAACACCGGCGGCGGGATGACCGCCCCCTTCCCGGGGAACGTCCGTGCTGTCTCCGAGGTCGGGAGGTAGTGCTCCTCGACGTAGCGGTCGGAGCCACCGCGGATGCCGGTGAACGGGACCGCCGGCGCCCGCTCCTCGAACGCCGTCCCGTAGCCCGACAGCCGCATCTCGGGGACCTGCGAGTTCGACTGGTAGATGTACGGCGAGTCGAACATCGCTGGCACCTGGAGCCCGACGGCGGCGACGAGGCCGATGGTCAGCAGGACCCGTCCGGTCCCGGATGGGAGCGCCGCCCCGAGCCGTGCGGTCCCCTCGTCGAGTGCGATGGCCCCGAGGATGGTGACGAGGACCATCCCGAAGCCGATGTAGCGGAAGTACTGGGTGGTGACGCTGGCGACGAAGAAGACCGCGAACACCCCACCGACGGGGACGAGCGCGGCCACCAGGTAGCGCCGGCGGGCGAGCCGCGGGCTACTCGGCGCATCCCAGTGCCGGAGCACGACGACCACCATCAGGAGCGCCAGCACCACGAAGACCGCGCTGACGAGGAACAGCTTCAGGAACAGCTCGGAGACGCTGCCGCCGACCTGTGCGAGCGACCCCGAGCGCTGGGCCACCTGGTCGCCGGGGGCGGCACCGCCGAGCAGCCCGGAGAGGACGCCGCCGATGGAGCTGCCGACGCGCTCGTGGCGTGCGGACCAGGCGATCCAGAGGCCGGCGAGGACGGCGGTCTGGAGCGCGAGCGAGCGATCGGACGACAGCCAGCCGATCTCCCGCCGCCGGGCCCAGAGCTGTAGCGCCGTGAACGCGATCATCACGATCAACAGGTTCAGCGCCTGCTGCGGGTGGAAGAGGATGGTCGCAGCGGCCGCCAGCACGAGCAGTCCACTCGCGCCGATGCGGGGCAGGCGCGTCGCCGCCCCGCCGTCCGTCAGCGCCCGCCCCTCGCCGGACCACTCGGCCCCCGCGGCCCCGGACAGCCCCGTGATGTCGGGGGTGTCGGCGACGTGCTGCAGGACGAGGAAGAGGACGAACGGCGTGAACAGGATGGCCTGTGAGGAGGGGTGGACCATCGGGTGGACGGAGACGTTGTTGAGCGGGAGCACCAGCAGGCCCGCGACCGTGCCGATGGCCAGCGCCCGCGGGCGCTCGGAGAGCAACCGCACGCACAGCGGGACGAACACCAGGTAGACGACGAAGAAGAGCAGCACCACGAACTCGAAGGCTCGCGGGAGGGCCACGCCCGTCAGGTCCTCGAACAGCAGCGCGGTGGTGTGGACGCCGGGGTAGAGGAACCGCTCGGCCGCGAGCTGCCCGGCGTCGATGGCGCGGGCGAACCCCAGGTGGCTCAGCGAGTCACCCGCGCCGAAGAAGTGGTAGTTCCGGACGAGGGGAAGCGCCAGCACCGAGGCGATGGCCAGCCCCGCCAGGAGGTGGCCCAGCCGCCTGCTCGCCCCCGCACGCTCGAGGAGGAGCACCGGGAGCGCGGCCAGCACCGCGACGGTGACGGCGACCCAGAACGCCGTGGGTGTCGCCCGGTAGATGGAGAGTTCGAATCCGGTCGCGGGCGTCCGGTGAGCGATCCAGACGCCGACCGCCAGTCCACTGAAGCCGACGAGCAGTGCCACACGTGCGAGCCACCCCCTCGGCCGGTTCGGGTCGTATCTGCCACCCATGCTGCTCGCATGCAGCGCCCCGCCACGTTTGGTTATGCTCTCCCGACCACGGGTAGCCCGCGATTACTGCCCATCGAGCACCCGCCGGTAGACATCTATCAGCCGCTCGCCCATCCGCTCGACACTCACCTCGCGAGCGGCCTCCCGGCCGTCCGACCGGCCGCCTTCGAGCGCGGCCACCAGCCCGTCGACCAGCCCCTGGTCGCGGTCCGAGACCGACGAGGGGGTGACGCCGTCGAGCCGTTCGGCCACGTCGCCGACGTCCGTCGCGACGACCGGCAGGTTGCAGGCCATCGCCTCCTTCACGGCGTTGGGCGACCCCTCGTGGTCGGAGGTGAGCAGGAGCGCGTCGGCGGCGTTCATGTAGTCCGGCATCCGGTCGTGTGGGACCCCCTGGACCGTCCGGAGCTCGACGGGGGCGTCGAGTCGGTCGCGCGCGGCCGCGACGACCTGCTGGGCCCGGGGGTAGTTCTTCACCGGCCGGTCCGGCGGGTAGGGGAACAGGACCTGGTGGCCCATCGTCGGCCACCCGACCCGCTCGCGGGCCGCCGTCCGGTCGGCCGGCCGGAACACGTCCAGGTCGACGCCGTGGGGGATCACCTCGCACGGCGTGTCCAGCGCCTCGGCCATCCCCGGTGACATGACGATGACGGCGTCGCTGTGACGCGCGCAGAACCGGCTGACTGGCTCGTACCGCCCGAACAGGTCGGTCCCCCACAGCGACAACACGACGGGGTGCCGTGGCTGCAGGACTGCCGGCGGGCCGGTGAGCCCGTAGTTGGCGTGGACGAGGTCGAACTCGCCGAGCGAGGCCCGCAGTGCGCGGAGGTAGAAGCTCCCGTACGCGAGCGGCGTCCGCCCGTCGGCCCCCCGCTTGCCCCCGATGGCGACGGTCTCGTGGTCGACACCGTGCCGGCCCAGCGCGTCGAGCTGGAGGTCGTAGAAGCGCGCCCGCTCGTTCGTCACCAGATTGCAGACCCGCATCAGCGCGAGAGGAGGCCGTGGGCACGCTTCGCCGCCTCCATCGACCGGCCGGCCGACTCCACGACGTAGTACGGCTCCAGGGTCGCGCCGAACTTGCTCTTGTACCGGCAGAGCCGCTCCGTGTTCGCCCCCATCAGGTCGTACGCCGTCGGTTCGCCGGCGGGCGGGTCCTCGACCAGCTCCCGGAGGACGTCCCAGTGGACCAGGCTGTTGACGCTCACCCCCTCGTGGACGGTCCGGGCGCCGCCCTGCCAGAAGTACGCCCGGTCGGCGGAGTACAGCACCGTGATGCCGGTCAGGAACCGGTCGCCGTCGCGCAGGACGTACACCCGCGCGTGCTCGTCCATCGCGGTCAGGAGGTCCCGGACGTACTCCCACGCCATCGGGAAGCTGCGCCCCTGGTCGGCGTAGCGCTCGGCGGTCGCCTCGAACACCTCGCGGGCGCCGTCGATGCCCTCGCGGGAGAGGGTCAGGTCGAGGTCCTCCGCGTCGCGGATCTCGCGGCGGAGGCTCCGGCTGAACCCCGAGCGGATGTCGTCCAGCGAGCGCCCGGCGACGTCCAGCCGATAGGTGAACGTCGGCTCGACGGTGAGGCCGGCCCATTCGTAGGGCCTGGGGTCGCCGTAGCCGGGCGGACAGATGGTCCGGAAGAGGGTGAACCGGCCGTCGGCGCCCACGTGGTCGAGCACCGCCTCCGTGAAGGCCCGGTTCAGCGACTCGCGCTTGCGCTGTTTCGGACTGGCAGGCATCAGCAGCGGCCCCAGCCGCGGGATACCCAGCGACGGCGGTGGTGACAGTACCGCCTCCCCGACGCGCTCGTCTCGCCTGACGAGCGGGAGGAGTGCGACCGGACGGTCACCCTTGTAGCCACATAGCAGTTCCAGGTCGCCGGTTGCGTGGTCGGCGACCACCTCCAGCGCGGCCGCCGTGTGGAACGGTTCGTACCCCCTCTCGGGGAGCGCGTCGTCCCAGTCCGACAGCGAGATCGTCTCGAGGTTCATCTCCTGAGCGCCCGCTCGGCCCATCCTCCCTTCGTTATCCTCGGACTACTCGGCCGAAGGACCGGCCGCCGGTCGGCGCCGGGCAATCAGCCGTGCGGGAGGCGCGCGTACAGCTCGCCCGGCGGGCCGACCCAGGCGTCCATCTCGAGCGCCCGCTCGACGACGTACCGGTAGCACTCGCGGTAGCCGGGGAACTCCGCGGCGAAGTAGCGAGGGTGCCACAGGACGGTCATGACGGCACCGTTCCGCCGGGCCTCGTCGAGCAGGTCGTCGCAGACCTCGCGCGCGGCGGCGCTCACGGCGGGGGACGCCCCCCCGTCCGTCGCCGTGACGCCCTCGTTCCTACGCCGGGCGCCGGATGCGCCCGCCGCGGACCGCCCCCTTCCGGAGCCCGTCCCCGCATCGCGCGCTCCCGGCGCGGGGTCGGGGAGCGCGACCTCCATCAGCGTCAGCGGGAAGACCACGAAGCGGTCCTCGAACGGCCGGAACGGCCCGTAGCCGTGCTGGAACCCGTAGCGGGTGCTGGAGCCGAGGCTGGCGTCGTAGGAGAGCCCCACGTCGGCCTGCCGGCGCCAGGTCTCGGGCACCTCCAGGTTGAGATAGTGCTGCCGGCCGCCCGTCACCGGGTGGCCGAGGACGCGCTCGATGGTCGCCTTCTGCTCGGCCAGCAGCGACCGGTCACGGTAGGAGTCGTAGGAGCCGTGGAGGCCCACCTCCCAGCCGCCACGGTCGAGCGCGGTGATGGTATCGGCGATGCGCGGCGCCTCGACGTCGTAGCGGGCGGTGTGGAGCTTCCAGCGCTCCGGGTCGACCCACTCGTGCACGGGACGCTCCCGGAGGGGCTGCTCGTCGAGGAAGTAGAACGCCGACCGCACCCCGAGGTCGCGCTCCAGTTCCATCACCGTCTCGAACTGCCAGTACGGCTCCACGCCCGGCAGGAGCGCGCGGAGGTGGCCCGGGTCGCGGTCGCGGACCGCGTAGTAGACCGTCTGGAACGTCTTGTGGACCCGGTCGACGTCGTGGGTGAGACAGACGGCGAACTCGTGGCCGTCGAGCGCCGCCGCCAGCTCCCCGTCCCCGAGGGCCGTCCCCGGCTCAGACGACACCTTCCAGCACCTCCCTGATCCGGGGGGCCGCGGTCCCGTCACCGTACGGCGTCGGCCGCTGTGCCGGGACGCCCGCGCCGGTCACCGCCCGCTCCAGCGCCCGCTCGATGGCCGTGGCGTCGGCGCCGACCAGCGTGTTCCAGCCGGCATCGACGGTCTCGACCCACTCCGTCTCGTCGCGGAGGGTCACGCATGGCGTCCGGAGGAAGAACGCCTCCTTCTGCACGCCGCCCGAATCGGTCGCGACGGCCCGGGCACCGTCGAGCAGCCGGACGAAGTCGAGATAGCCGGCGGGCTCGGTCAGGTGGAGGGCGTCACGGGCGCGGGCCTCCAGCCCGGCGTCGGCCAGCGCAGCCGTCGTCCGCGGGTGGGCTGGCAACACGACCGGCAACGAGGCGGTCGCCAGCCCCTCGACGATTCCCCCGAGCCGCTCGGGGTCGTCGGTGTTCCCGGCACGGTGGACGGTGGCCAGCACGTAGCCGTCCGGCTCCAGCCCCAGGTCCGCGAGCACGGTCGAGCGGTCGGCGGCCGCGTCACGGGCCCACAGCAACGCGTCGTGGGTCACGTCGCCGACCTCGTGGACGCCGTCGGTGATGCCCTCGGCGGCGAGGTTGTCGACGGCGGTCGCGCTGGGGGCGAACAGCAGGTCCGAGACGTGGTCGGTCACCACGCGGTTGATCTCCTCGGGCATCTCGCGGTTGAAGCTCCGGAGCCCGGCCTCGACGTGGGCCAGCGGCGGGTCGAGCTTCGCCGCCGCCAGCGCCGTCGCCACCGTCGAGTTCGTGTCGCCGTACGTGAGGACGACGTCGGGCGATTCGCGCTCGATGAGCGTCTCCAGACACCGGAGCATATGGGCCGTCTGGGCCCCATGACTCCCGGACCCCACCGCGAGGTCGTGGTCCGGTGCCGGGATGCCCAGTTCGTCGAAGAAGACGGCCGACAGCTCCGGGTCGTAGTGCTGGCCCGTCTTCACCAGTACCTCCTCGTGGCGCTCCCGGACGGCCCGCGAGACCGGGAACGCCTTCACGAACTGCGGCCGCGTGCCGACGACGGTGAGGACCCGCATCAGTCATCACCTCCGGCGGCATCGGCGCGCCCGGCCGGTCGTTCCGGCGCGTCGTCCCCACCGGTCGCCCCCGATGGCCGTCCCTCGTCGGACTGCTCGTCCACGGCCAGTCCGTCAGCGGCCCGCCCGTCCGTCGCCTGTTCCATCCCGGCCGGCGGGGCCGCGCCGCCGACCTCGCACAGCGTCGCGACGACGTACGAGGTCACGTCGACGGTGTCGGCCAGCAGTCGCTCGCGCCGCTCGGCCCAGCGCTCGTCGGTGTCGGGGTCGTCGGCCAGGCGCTCGACCAGCCGGAGCGCGGCCCGCTCGTCGCCCCGCGAGTACAGCAGCCCGTACCGCGTCTCCAGGTTGACGAAGTTCGACATGTCCGTCCCGGCGGCGAAGGAGTTCGACCGGACCGCCGGCGTCCCGAGGACGGCCGCCTCGGTCGCCATCGTCTGGGAGTCACCGGCGTACAGATCGGCGCCCGCCAGCAGGTCGTGGACCAGGTCCGCCGGAACCGGGAGCCGGTGGCGCTCGAACCGGTCCGGGAGCGGGCCCTCGGTCGTGATGTACACCTCGCCCCGTTCGTCGAGGCTCTCGACGAGCGCCGTCGTGCCCTCGCGGGAGAGGCCGGACTCGCCCACGTCGTGGTGGGCGCCCCAGCCGACGAACCGGCAGACGAAGTAGCGCTCGTCCGGGTCCACGCCGAACGCGCGGAGGCGGTCCGGGTCGGGCTGGAACCGGTCGGGGTGGAGGTAGGCCAGTTCGTGGTAGCCGTCGTAGCGTCGGTGGCCGTCGCCGTAGTCGTCCCGGATGCCACGCGGCGTACAGACCACGTCGGCGAAGGGTGTCGTCGCGCGCGTGGAGGCGACCCCCTCGTTGTCGATGAAGACGACGCTCGGCACGTCGAGCAGCCACCCCACGTGCGCGACCGACAGCCCGCCGATGGCGGTCAGCACGTCCGGCCGGAACGAGCGGGCCCGGGCGAGCAGGCGGGCCTCGTACTGCAGCTGCCCGAGCGCCAGCCCCGGCAGGGTCCGCCCCGCCCGGGCCAGTTCCTCGTGGTCGATCCCGTGGGACGCCAGCAGCTCGGTGGCCACGTCCTTCGCGCGCGCGACGACTCGGACGGTGTGGCCCGCGCTCCGCAGCTCGTCGATGGCGTGTCGGTAGAAGTGGACGTGTGCCGGATGCTGCACCGCGACCATCACCCGCATCGTGGTCCCTCCGGCGCCGGCGCCCCTCGTGGTGTCCACCGTGAGCTGAACATGGCCATCGTAGCCGACGGGGGCGGCTTCGTTATGCGTCGCCTGTGCTCGACGGAGGGCGGTGCTCCGGCGGTCGGCGTCGCGAGAGGAGTGTCGCGGTGCCGGGCAGCGTACTGCTGACCCGCACCCGGCCGGCGGCGGTATGGTGGTGGACTGCCGCCGGTCGTGTGCCCGGCACCAGGTCCGACTGCATCCCGGTGGACCCTCGTAATGTGGTCCCTACCCGAGCGGCGCGCCGTACGTTGGGCTTACCACGGCAGGGCACCGCATGGTCGCCTTACTCGGTGGCCTCGATGGTGGCGAGCGCGCTCCCCTCCAGGTCGAAGCCGAGCAGGTCCCCGGAGAACCGGTAGGTGTCGGTCCCCGTCTCGACGGTCCCCTCGACGACGGTCCCGGAGATGGTGTCCTCGCTCTCGAGGGAGTCGCCGGTGCCGGCGGAGACCTCGCCACTCACCTCGAACCGGTAGGTCGCGGGGTCGCCCGACCCCATCCCGTCGAAGCTGATGGTGTTCGGGAGGTCCGGTCCGGCGACCAGCTCGTCGACGGTCACCTCGGCACCGTCGTAGCGCAGGACGTAGTTCGACGCCTCCGTGCTGGCGGTGAACGCGGTCACCTCGCCGGTGAGGTCGAAGCTGTCCCCGTAGCCGTTGCCTGTCACACCGGCCACGGTGTACGTGCCGTCGCCGTTGTCGGTGATGGT from Haloglomus litoreum includes the following:
- a CDS encoding NAD-dependent epimerase/dehydratase family protein, with the translated sequence MSGHQSPVTDSRVLVTGGAGFVGSHLAAALLPENEVRVLDDCSTGTAEAVPAEATLFEGDVADPEAVAEAMAGVDLVFHQAAMVSVPRSVEAPVACHRTNATGSLQVLDRARYEDARVVLASSAAVYGEPAAVPVTETEPLVPESPYGVSKLAAEAYARTYADRYGLETVALRYFNIYGPGQAASDYSNVITTFLRRARAGRPLAIHGDGGQTRDFVHVDDVVRANLAAATADGDAVAGTPINIGTGRSVTIRELAEQILSVTGSDSDIVHTDAREGDVEDSRAAIDRARQLLGYEPTVDLESGLGTLVDGGTRR
- a CDS encoding alkaline phosphatase family protein produces the protein MNEEHAETAVSERTRAFVLGLDGVPWNLLERWASAGELPNFGRLLTEGAAGPLESTTPATTALAWPSLATGVRPDRHGSYGFRRLQPDYTHRMTTSDDITATPLWERLSPAVVANVPMTYPAQPIDGELVSGMMTPRLDERATHPSSLAETVRETVPDYRIGLDWNEYADRPDDLVSDLEAAVGARRELMRLLMEREDWRLFFFVYTAPDRLQHLVWDEDRILEHYRLLDEILGEVLAYVERHDATLFVVSDHGFGPVETIVNVNTALERAGYLTATEPSGARGALARLGIGKASVRDTLERLGLDESAVLRRLPTTLVERVASTVPGDHVLFDVDYGETLAFCYGAGLVYVNDTERFAEGTVPPEDRTRIRDEVAAVLRSLRDPATGDPVVQVHEGSALFPTDERAPDLVVRGAGDYHIGTSLTETVYTAPESLNATHRSEGIALVWGPSIQPGTRLADATVYDLAPTLLHTVGEPVPADTDGRVWTEAFEPGSDPVSRAVELGPPADASEEPGSRDDPDADGPEPTDDEEAAAVEDRLRGLGYLD
- a CDS encoding TrmB family transcriptional regulator, with the translated sequence MPPDSTEDPRSEAIDQLEHLGLSTYAARTFVALVELEFGTAQDVSEVADVPRTRVYDAVDELHGRGLVDVQQSSPKEFYAISADTAGRKFDREFRERTTTLTTALDQLEPRDRTEEVRGVWTVDGNQSVTDRVVDFLGDAEEEIVYMTVEELLTDEIVAALRDASDRDVTIRLAGLSPTVQERIRDSVPEAEPFESLWLWSDTPAGRLMMVDGRKTLVSVRTNGDDEPPDAPRSETAIWGAGDANGLVVVLRTIFTWRLADSPGS
- a CDS encoding glycosyltransferase — translated: MRVCNLVTNERARFYDLQLDALGRHGVDHETVAIGGKRGADGRTPLAYGSFYLRALRASLGEFDLVHANYGLTGPPAVLQPRHPVVLSLWGTDLFGRYEPVSRFCARHSDAVIVMSPGMAEALDTPCEVIPHGVDLDVFRPADRTAARERVGWPTMGHQVLFPYPPDRPVKNYPRAQQVVAAARDRLDAPVELRTVQGVPHDRMPDYMNAADALLLTSDHEGSPNAVKEAMACNLPVVATDVGDVAERLDGVTPSSVSDRDQGLVDGLVAALEGGRSDGREAAREVSVERMGERLIDVYRRVLDGQ
- a CDS encoding GNAT family N-acetyltransferase produces the protein MNLETISLSDWDDALPERGYEPFHTAAALEVVADHATGDLELLCGYKGDRPVALLPLVRRDERVGEAVLSPPPSLGIPRLGPLLMPASPKQRKRESLNRAFTEAVLDHVGADGRFTLFRTICPPGYGDPRPYEWAGLTVEPTFTYRLDVAGRSLDDIRSGFSRSLRREIRDAEDLDLTLSREGIDGAREVFEATAERYADQGRSFPMAWEYVRDLLTAMDEHARVYVLRDGDRFLTGITVLYSADRAYFWQGGARTVHEGVSVNSLVHWDVLRELVEDPPAGEPTAYDLMGANTERLCRYKSKFGATLEPYYVVESAGRSMEAAKRAHGLLSR
- a CDS encoding polysaccharide deacetylase family protein, whose protein sequence is MSSEPGTALGDGELAAALDGHEFAVCLTHDVDRVHKTFQTVYYAVRDRDPGHLRALLPGVEPYWQFETVMELERDLGVRSAFYFLDEQPLRERPVHEWVDPERWKLHTARYDVEAPRIADTITALDRGGWEVGLHGSYDSYRDRSLLAEQKATIERVLGHPVTGGRQHYLNLEVPETWRRQADVGLSYDASLGSSTRYGFQHGYGPFRPFEDRFVVFPLTLMEVALPDPAPGARDAGTGSGRGRSAAGASGARRRNEGVTATDGGASPAVSAAAREVCDDLLDEARRNGAVMTVLWHPRYFAAEFPGYRECYRYVVERALEMDAWVGPPGELYARLPHG
- the wecB gene encoding non-hydrolyzing UDP-N-acetylglucosamine 2-epimerase — translated: MRVLTVVGTRPQFVKAFPVSRAVRERHEEVLVKTGQHYDPELSAVFFDELGIPAPDHDLAVGSGSHGAQTAHMLRCLETLIERESPDVVLTYGDTNSTVATALAAAKLDPPLAHVEAGLRSFNREMPEEINRVVTDHVSDLLFAPSATAVDNLAAEGITDGVHEVGDVTHDALLWARDAAADRSTVLADLGLEPDGYVLATVHRAGNTDDPERLGGIVEGLATASLPVVLPAHPRTTAALADAGLEARARDALHLTEPAGYLDFVRLLDGARAVATDSGGVQKEAFFLRTPCVTLRDETEWVETVDAGWNTLVGADATAIERALERAVTGAGVPAQRPTPYGDGTAAPRIREVLEGVV
- a CDS encoding DUF354 domain-containing protein; its protein translation is MDTTRGAGAGGTTMRVMVAVQHPAHVHFYRHAIDELRSAGHTVRVVARAKDVATELLASHGIDHEELARAGRTLPGLALGQLQYEARLLARARSFRPDVLTAIGGLSVAHVGWLLDVPSVVFIDNEGVASTRATTPFADVVCTPRGIRDDYGDGHRRYDGYHELAYLHPDRFQPDPDRLRAFGVDPDERYFVCRFVGWGAHHDVGESGLSREGTTALVESLDERGEVYITTEGPLPDRFERHRLPVPADLVHDLLAGADLYAGDSQTMATEAAVLGTPAVRSNSFAAGTDMSNFVNLETRYGLLYSRGDERAALRLVERLADDPDTDERWAERRERLLADTVDVTSYVVATLCEVGGAAPPAGMEQATDGRAADGLAVDEQSDEGRPSGATGGDDAPERPAGRADAAGGDD